The genomic region TTTGTCCACCCGGACGCAGCCATGCGGGCAGACCTTAATATGGCCGCCCAGATTCTTGAAGAACGCGCGCTTAAAACCCGCCAGTTCTTTAACGCCATTGCGGAAGACTGGGACGAGCTGAACCGCGAGGTTCTTGGCAGCTTTGATCTGGCCGAGGCCGTTTGCGATGCCATGCCTGACGGCTGCGGCACCGCTGTAGACCTCGGCTGCGGCACGGGCGCGGTGCTTGCGCGCATGCTGCCCAAGGCCCAAGGGGTCATCGGTGTGGATGGCTCCGCCCGCATGCTTGAAATCTGCCGCCGCCGCTTTACACCGGAGGATCTGGCCGAGGGCCGAGTTTCACTGCGCATCGGCGAACTGAGCCACCTGCCGCTGCGCGACCACGAGGCGGACTTTGCCTGCATCAACCTTGTACTGCACCATCTTTCAGACCCGGCTGAAGGCCTGCGCGAGATCCGGCGCATCATGGCGGTGGGCGGCAGGTTCTTTGTGGCCGATTTTCAACGCCATGCCGATGAAACCATGCGCTCCCGCTACGGTGACCGCTGGCTTGGCTTTGACGAACAGCAGCTTGGCCTTGATCTGGCTGCGGCTGGCTTTGCGGTTTTGCACTGCAAGCACATGCAGGTGAACAGAAACATGACCATGCTTCTGCTCAGCGCCGAAGCCCGCTGATAACCTGGCGCAGCGCGCTCATATTTCCCATGATTTTACCGACAACAACAAAATTGCGGATAGGAGAAAACAATGATTAAGCCCCTTGACCTTACCCTTGACTACAAAGTGGCCGACATTTCCCTGGCAGACTTTGGCAAAAAGGAAATGCAGCTTTCCGAGCGCGAAACGCCCGGCCTCATGGAATGCATCAAGAAGTACGGCCCCACCCAGCCCCTCAAGGGCCTCAAGGTCACCGGCTCCCTGCACATGACCATTCAGACTGCCATGCTCATCAAGACCCTGCACGCCCTTGGCGCAGACATCCGCTGGGCTTCGTGCAACATTTTTTCCACCCAGGATCACGCCGCCGCCGCCATTGCGGAAAGCGGCATGGCCAAGGTCTTTGCATGGAAGGGCGAAACCCTTGAAGACTACTGGTGGTGCACGGAAATGGCCCTCACCTGGCCTGACGGCAGCGGCCCCGACCTTATCGTGGACGACGGCGGCGACGCCACCCTGCTGATCCACAAGGGATATGAAGCGGAAAACGACCCCTCCATCCTTGACCAGAAGACCGACAACAAGGAATTTCAGTGCATTCTTGACCGACTCAAGCTGCGACTCAAGGAAGCCCCCCAGCACTGGCACAAGGTTGCCGCCAAGGTTAAGGGCGTTTCGGAAGAAACCACCACCGGCGTTCACCGCCTCTACCAGCTGGAAGCCGCCGGAACCCTGCTGTTCCCGGCCATCAACGTCAACGACTCGGTCACCAAGTCCAAGTTCGACAACCTGTACGGCTGCCGCGAATCCCTGGCTGACGGCATCAAGCGCGCCACCGACATCATGGTGGCAGGCAAGGTTGTTGTGGTCGTGGGCTACGGCGATGTGGGCAAGGGCTGCGCCCAATCCATGCGCGGTTTTGGCGCTCGCGTTCTGGTGACGGAAATCGACCCCATCTGCGCCCTTCAGGCTGCCATGGAAGGCTTTGAAGTCACCACGGTTGAAAACGCCCTTCCCCAGGGCGATATCTATGTGACCTGCACCGGCAACTACCACGTCATCACCGGCGCCCACATGGAAGCCATGAAGGACGAGGCCATCGTGTGCAACATCGGCCACTTCGACAGCGAAATTGAAATGTCCTACCTGGAAAACACCCCCGGCATTACCTGCCTGAACATCAAGCCGCAGGTGGACAAGTGGACGCTCAAGTCCGGCCGCAGCATCATTGTGCTTGCCGAGGGCCGTCTGGTTAACCTTGGCTGCGCCACCGGGCACG from Desulfovibrio sp. UIB00 harbors:
- a CDS encoding metalloregulator ArsR/SmtB family transcription factor produces the protein MALLFFKALSDETRLRLVHILLHYELSVNELVSILDMGQSRVSRHLKILTEAGLLTSRRDGLWVFYATPRAGEELDFLRAITPFVHPDAAMRADLNMAAQILEERALKTRQFFNAIAEDWDELNREVLGSFDLAEAVCDAMPDGCGTAVDLGCGTGAVLARMLPKAQGVIGVDGSARMLEICRRRFTPEDLAEGRVSLRIGELSHLPLRDHEADFACINLVLHHLSDPAEGLREIRRIMAVGGRFFVADFQRHADETMRSRYGDRWLGFDEQQLGLDLAAAGFAVLHCKHMQVNRNMTMLLLSAEAR
- the ahcY gene encoding adenosylhomocysteinase, encoding MIKPLDLTLDYKVADISLADFGKKEMQLSERETPGLMECIKKYGPTQPLKGLKVTGSLHMTIQTAMLIKTLHALGADIRWASCNIFSTQDHAAAAIAESGMAKVFAWKGETLEDYWWCTEMALTWPDGSGPDLIVDDGGDATLLIHKGYEAENDPSILDQKTDNKEFQCILDRLKLRLKEAPQHWHKVAAKVKGVSEETTTGVHRLYQLEAAGTLLFPAINVNDSVTKSKFDNLYGCRESLADGIKRATDIMVAGKVVVVVGYGDVGKGCAQSMRGFGARVLVTEIDPICALQAAMEGFEVTTVENALPQGDIYVTCTGNYHVITGAHMEAMKDEAIVCNIGHFDSEIEMSYLENTPGITCLNIKPQVDKWTLKSGRSIIVLAEGRLVNLGCATGHASFVMSNSFTNQTLAQLKLASEPLENKVYTLPKELDEEVARLHLARLGVKLTTLTPEQAEYIGVKVEGPYKPSHYRY